One window from the genome of Myripristis murdjan chromosome 6, fMyrMur1.1, whole genome shotgun sequence encodes:
- the LOC115360819 gene encoding C-C motif chemokine 4 → MAAPRLALSVLVLLVAAVALSEGMRGTGPKRCCFRFNEQPLPKERVVSYVKTSQQCSKPAVILMMATGRKMCVRPSNDWVKEIIQYLDNKAQPGQQSGL, encoded by the exons ATGGCTGCCCCTCGTCTGGCTCTGTCTgtgttggtgctgctggtggccGCCGTCGCTCTGAGCGAAG gtatGCGTGGAACTGGACCGAAGAGATGCTGCTTCCGTTTCAATGAGCAGCCGCTGCCCAAGGAGAGAGTGGTCAGCTACGTGAAGACCAGCCAGCAGTGCTCCAAACCCGCCGTCAT ACTGATGATGGCGACCGGCCGCAAGATGTGTGTTCGACCCTCCAACGACTGGGTGAAGGAGATCATCCAGTACCTGGACAACAAGGCCCAACCGGGACAGCAGTCCGgcctgtaa